GCGACGGGGACAGAGTAGGTGGACGACTGGCCAAGATCCCCCGTTGCAACGCCGGCCAGCCAATGGCCGTAGCGCAGCGGCAGAGGCTGATCGAGGCCAAGCTGGTGGCGCAGCGAGGCAAGGGTTTCCGGCGAGGCAGAGGTGCCGAGCATGATCGAGGCCTGGTCGCCCGGCATGAGATCGACCACCGTGAAGAGCAGCAGCGAGACAATCATCAGGGTCGCGAGGAGGCCGGCAAGGCGCCGCGCAATGAGTGCGATCAAGCGGTCGCTCCCGGCCGGCGTGAGCGGGCGAGCAACGGTGTGCCACCTGGCCCCGATACGCTCGGCGAGGAGGATGGCAATACCATCGCCTTTTCAGGCGTCCTGATGCCGGTTTTGGCCACGCCTGCTCTCACTCTTCCCAGAAGACATTGGTGAGAACGTTCGACGGGACAGGCTCGTTTTCCCATAGCCCCTTCAATTTCCGGTTCCAGACGCCGAGCTTCGGCATGACGAAGAGAAAGAGCGCCGGCACATCGTCTGCGAGAGTAGTCTGGGCCTTGCCATAAATCTCGGCCTGTTCGGCCGGATCGGTGGTTTCCTGCACTTTCTTCATCAAGGCGTCGAAGGCCGGATTGCGATAGTTGAAGTAGTAGGGATCGCGCGAATAGATGTCGATGTCCATCGGCTCCGCATGGGCGACGATGGTCATCTGGTAGTTTCGGTCCTGCATGACATCCTGCACCCACTTGGCCGGAAATTCGGTGGTCTCGATGGTGACAGTCACGCCGATGTCCGCCAGCATCGCCTGGATGATCTCCGCACTGCGCGAGGCGTAGGCCATCTGCGGCGACTTGATGGTGAAGGAAAAGCCCTGCCGATAGCCGGCATCGGCGAGAAGCGCCCTCGCCTTCTGCGGATCGTAGGGCCACCTGGCGGTCAGGTCGACATAGCCCGGATCGTTCGGCGTGTAGTGACTGCCGATAGGCGTGCCGAGGCCGGACCAGGCGCCGTCGACAACCGTCTTGCGGTCGATCGCCATCATCAGCGCCTGCCGGACGCGCTTGTCGTCGAAGGGCTTCTGGCGGTTGTTCATACCGGCCACGACCTTGAGTTCGGTGTTGCCGATCCTGGTCACAAGCGCCTCGTCGCCCGCAAAGGATGCCATCAGCTCCGGTGCTGCAAATTCCGGAATGGCATCCACCCCGCCGGACTTCAGCGCCGCAGCCTGGGCCTGCGGATCGGCGATGAACCGGAACGTCACCTTGTCCAACCTGACAGACACCGCCTTGTTCCAGTAGTTGTCGTTCCTTTCGAGCTCGACCTTGTCGCCCTTCGCCCAGCTGACGAACCTGAACGGGCCGGTGCCGATCGGTCGGGTCCTGTCATCGGCGGCCGAATTGGGCGCCACCATCACGGCAGCCGGCCAGCCGAGCCAGGAGATCAGGCTGCCCGTCGGTGCCGACAGATGCAGCACAAGGGTTTGCGGGTCCGGCGTGTCGATGGAGGCGATGGTGGTGAAAAACCGCTTTTGCGGATTGACCGAGCTGCTGCCACGGGCGCGATCCAGGGTGAATTTGGCGGTTGTCGAATCAAATGGCTGGCCGTCGTGGAATTTGACGCCGGATTGTAGATGGAACGTATAGGTCAGGCCGTCCGGCGAGATCTCCCAGCTTTTGGCCAACTGCGGCTGCACCTTGCCGGCCTCGTCTATCGCGACCAGTCCCTCGAATATGTTCTGCCAGCTGACCTGGCCGATGGCGACGGGAGCGGCGATGGTCGGGTCGAGACCCGAAGGCTCGATCGTCATGCCGAGATCGAGCGAGCTTTTTGCCGCCTCTGCAGGCGCAAGACCGAAAATCAGAAGGCTGGTGGAAACTGCCCCCCAGATCGCCAGACGTCGAGCCGGTCGGATCAACGATGAGCGCGAGACCGTCGTCAAATGCGCTCCTGCACACGCGTTGCGCCTTTCTCTCGTCCAATTCCTCATGGAGATTCTTCCCTGACGGCGATATGCGGAAAGCTACAGCGGAATTTGCGGGTCGATGCAAGTCCGCTGACACACGGGAGGTCGCGCACTACCATCCTTGACGCATCCTCTTCCATGCTGCACCGCGAAAGGATGTGACTTGCAACGCCCGCCGCGATGGTATATCGAACTGTACGGTTCGGTTCGATATTTCACTGTGTGACTTTTGTAAGTCATTGCATTTGCAGGCTTGTTCGGCCCCGTCGGCGTGACGGCGTTCACGCCATCAAGATTTAAGCGGTACAGATATGTCTGTCACTGAAAATGAAGCGGTTCACCGTTTGCCTCGCGGCCGACCCCGCCTGGACCCCGATCTCCGCAAGACAAGTATCGTCGAGACCGCTCTCAGGGTTTTCATCGAGGTGGGTTTCGTGGACGCGACGATGGAAATGATCGCTGCACGTTGCGCCATCTCCAAGGCTACCCTTTACAGTGCGTTTTCGAGCAAGCGGGACCTTTTCACATCGGTGGTCGAGGTTGCCGTCCGCCTGGAAATTCCGGATGAAATCGAAGGTGGCTCGGTTGCCAAGACCCTCGAGACGATCCTTCTGCCACCGTCCGACGGTCATGAGTCGGAGCTGGACGACCGGGATGCCATCCTCCGGATCGTTTATACCCAGGGACAGGACCATCCCGAGCTCTGGGAGATCTATCGGTGCACGACTAGCAAGGAGTCCGAGCGGCTGACGGCCTGGCTGCTGCAGCAGCAGGCGCAAGGACGGCTGATCATCGACGATGCAACGATGATCGCCCAGATGCTCATGAACGTCGCCCTGGGCTATCCGCCAAACCGGTCCGAGGCCGTGGTCGGTCCCCTGACGCGGGTGCCGTACCTCAGGGAGTTCGTGACGATATTCTGCCGCGGGATTTCCGTCTCCTGACTGCAATTGACTCAGGTCGTCGTTTCAGTGGCGATCGACAAGCACCGAGCAACTTGCCCCGCGCGTGACGCGGTCGACGATCGACCCGAACAGGGCATCCGTGATGTCCTGCACATGAGTACCGACGATGACGAGGTCGGCATTGCGCTCACGGGCCGCATCGAGGATCGTCGGGGCAACGCGGCCGGCCTTGATCATGTAGGTGGCTTCAATGTTGAGGCGCGAGCAGAGGGATTTCAGCTTTTCCTCCACGTCGCTCATCCAGTCCATATCGGCGCTCGATGGCGCGGATTGGGGTGTGTAATGCGGAACTGATTCCACGACGTGCAGCGCGATGATCTCGCCGTCACTATCGAGCAGCGCGGATGCGCGACGCAACATGTGTTCCGCCTTCTCTCGCGGGCCTAGTCCTATGGCGCAAATTATCCTGGAATACATGCTGTCTATACCACCGAGAGAGAGTTGATCCGTCCAAGATTACTTGGACCTTTCACCCTCGGCTTGGCTTTGACAAAGATCAACCGGAATAACAGTTTTGGTCGTTCTATTGGATAGTCGGCACCATAAGCCTGGTCATGTGGCGTTTCAGGGAAATAGACCGGCGCAGCGCGCGGTGTTGCGGACATGGGTTTCCATGGCGAGCCTGGCGCGTTCGACATCGTTGGATTTCAGCGCCGCGATGATGGCGCGATGCTCGGCCACCGATGCCAGCATGCGCGAGGGTTCGGTGATCGGGATCGGCTGTCGCTGCGTTTCGGTCAGTTGCTCGCGGACCGTCTGGTAGAGTGCCCGCAGCATGGCATTGCTGCAGCCCGACGCAATGATGCCATGGAACTCGAGATCGGCTTCGACATTCGTCAGCAGATCCTCGCTGGCCCAGCACTCCTCCATGGTCTTCGTTGCGTCCTCCATTGCCTGCAACTGGCCTCCCGTCAGCCGTCCGGCCGCAAGCGCCGCAATGTTGCCTTCGAGCATGATGCGCGTCTGGAAGACGTCGAATACCGAATAGCTGTCGGCGTAGCGCCACGGTGCCATGGCGTTGGTTGCCGACGGGCGGTTGCCGGCCACGAAGGTGCCCCTGCCCGCCTCGGTCTTGAGCAGGCCCAGCGTTTCAAGCGTCAGCAGCGCCTCGCGCAGCGACGCCCGGCTTATGCCGAGTCGAACGGAAAACTCCCGCTGCGAGGGGATCTTCTGCCCCGCCTTCAACTCCCCGGCCTTGATCATATCCTGGATAAGCCGGGCGGCCGATTGTGGAACAAGTGTTCTGGTGAGCATTCAACGTCTTCTTTGTGCCGGCGCGGCCGATGCTGTCGTGCCACTAATGTCGTCAACTCTATTTTACTTTATTGCCGTCTTGCAAATGCCAGGCCGCCATGCTTGATTGGTCGAACTGGTCTGACCAGTTCGACCACATAAAACTGATGGGTAAAATAAATCAAGGGGAACCCATGCGCACTCCGTCATTTCTGAAGACTACCGTTCTGACCGCTATCCTGGCCTTTGCCGGATCTTCGATCTCTTTCGCAGCCGATCTCTCGGTCGGTGCCAACATCGGCAACGTGCCCTGGGAGTTCCAGGACGATACCGGCAAGACAGTGGGCTTCGAAGT
This genomic interval from Rhizobium tumorigenes contains the following:
- a CDS encoding ABC transporter substrate-binding protein; translated protein: MTTVSRSSLIRPARRLAIWGAVSTSLLIFGLAPAEAAKSSLDLGMTIEPSGLDPTIAAPVAIGQVSWQNIFEGLVAIDEAGKVQPQLAKSWEISPDGLTYTFHLQSGVKFHDGQPFDSTTAKFTLDRARGSSSVNPQKRFFTTIASIDTPDPQTLVLHLSAPTGSLISWLGWPAAVMVAPNSAADDRTRPIGTGPFRFVSWAKGDKVELERNDNYWNKAVSVRLDKVTFRFIADPQAQAAALKSGGVDAIPEFAAPELMASFAGDEALVTRIGNTELKVVAGMNNRQKPFDDKRVRQALMMAIDRKTVVDGAWSGLGTPIGSHYTPNDPGYVDLTARWPYDPQKARALLADAGYRQGFSFTIKSPQMAYASRSAEIIQAMLADIGVTVTIETTEFPAKWVQDVMQDRNYQMTIVAHAEPMDIDIYSRDPYYFNYRNPAFDALMKKVQETTDPAEQAEIYGKAQTTLADDVPALFLFVMPKLGVWNRKLKGLWENEPVPSNVLTNVFWEE
- a CDS encoding TetR/AcrR family transcriptional regulator → MSVTENEAVHRLPRGRPRLDPDLRKTSIVETALRVFIEVGFVDATMEMIAARCAISKATLYSAFSSKRDLFTSVVEVAVRLEIPDEIEGGSVAKTLETILLPPSDGHESELDDRDAILRIVYTQGQDHPELWEIYRCTTSKESERLTAWLLQQQAQGRLIIDDATMIAQMLMNVALGYPPNRSEAVVGPLTRVPYLREFVTIFCRGISVS
- a CDS encoding universal stress protein, yielding MYSRIICAIGLGPREKAEHMLRRASALLDSDGEIIALHVVESVPHYTPQSAPSSADMDWMSDVEEKLKSLCSRLNIEATYMIKAGRVAPTILDAARERNADLVIVGTHVQDITDALFGSIVDRVTRGASCSVLVDRH
- a CDS encoding FadR/GntR family transcriptional regulator is translated as MLTRTLVPQSAARLIQDMIKAGELKAGQKIPSQREFSVRLGISRASLREALLTLETLGLLKTEAGRGTFVAGNRPSATNAMAPWRYADSYSVFDVFQTRIMLEGNIAALAAGRLTGGQLQAMEDATKTMEECWASEDLLTNVEADLEFHGIIASGCSNAMLRALYQTVREQLTETQRQPIPITEPSRMLASVAEHRAIIAALKSNDVERARLAMETHVRNTARCAGLFP